The following coding sequences are from one Carcharodon carcharias isolate sCarCar2 chromosome 13, sCarCar2.pri, whole genome shotgun sequence window:
- the snrpf gene encoding small nuclear ribonucleoprotein F — protein MSLPLNPKPFLNGLTGKPVMVKLKWGMEYKGYLVSVDGYMNMQLANTEEYIDGALAGHLGEVLIRCNNVLYIRGVEEEEEDGEMRE, from the exons Atg AGTTTACCATTGAATCCAAAACCTTTCCTCAACGGGTTAACTGGCAAACCGGTGATGGTGAAGTTAAAATGGGGAATGGAATACAAGGGCTATTTGGTGTCAGTTGATGGATATATGAATATGCAG CTGGCGAACACAGAAGAATATATTGACGGTGCTTTAGCGGGTCACCTTGGCGAAGTCCTAATAAG GTGTAACAATGTTCTGTACATCAGAGGAGTtgaggaagaagaagaagatgGAGAAATGAGAGAGTAA